The Deinococcus radiopugnans ATCC 19172 genome has a segment encoding these proteins:
- the mbhE gene encoding hydrogen gas-evolving membrane-bound hydrogenase subunit E produces MTLAVLFPLLMAAVCALLSRPLGRRTGYLAALGFGPALLLAVPLAGSSVEVGGAPLAQVTGWVPELGLNFAFRGDGFSLLFAVLIGVIGALASLYSVAYLSPRERFGRFYPYLLLFGGSMLGLVLSDNLIALFGFWEMTSVTSFLLIGLWHTRSEARDGAIKAFLVSALGGLGLLAAAALLSVAGGSTLLSELDLAAVRASPLFVPALLLTLLAAFTKSAQLPFHLWLPTAMEAPTPVSAFLHSATMVKAGVVLVAKFGLIFGGSALWSGIIVPLGVATMFWGSWRALKQTDLKALLAFSTVSQLGLLMALYGLADAPGRFAATTHLLNHAAFKAALFFVVGIIDHETGTRETFRLSGLRRVLPLTFVVALLATLSMAGLPPLGGFISKELFYEAMLRAGPGFIAVSVIGSALTLAYCARLIGIFFGDFRAPEDDHGQPLTPHIHEAGPGLLLPPALLAGTALLFGVWPASAEWLARRAGAALDFAGYGGHLTLWHGVTPALLLTLLTWGLAALLVWQAARVYFLQVHLELPFSSNRGYRRLLLGLETLASRVITGTQGLALPDQLRITLAAAGLMGGYAVWRAPQVLQPLEGVPLSTLPIAVLLVAGALGVLLSRNRLTAVVLTGLTGFGSAVAFLAMRAPDLALTQLLIEAVTVILFLLVFRYLPGFRSLPRGRTRQVIDVGLAGAAGVGTTLLILASLRFLSPPISPYYLENAYKGGGGKNVVNVLLVDFRGFDTLGEIMVVAMVALAVGSLVRLGRRGKARSEKDTAPPTQDLLDLELQQRRP; encoded by the coding sequence GTGACGCTCGCCGTCCTGTTCCCGCTGCTGATGGCCGCCGTGTGCGCGCTGCTGTCCCGCCCGCTGGGCCGCCGCACCGGCTACCTGGCGGCGCTGGGTTTCGGGCCGGCGCTGCTGCTGGCCGTGCCGCTGGCCGGCAGCAGCGTGGAAGTCGGCGGCGCTCCACTGGCCCAGGTCACGGGCTGGGTGCCGGAACTCGGGCTGAATTTCGCCTTCCGGGGCGACGGCTTCTCGCTGCTGTTCGCGGTCCTGATCGGCGTGATCGGGGCGCTGGCCTCGCTGTATTCGGTGGCCTACCTGTCGCCACGCGAACGCTTCGGGCGCTTCTACCCGTACCTGCTGCTGTTCGGCGGCTCGATGCTGGGGCTGGTCCTGAGCGACAACCTGATCGCCCTGTTCGGCTTCTGGGAGATGACCAGCGTGACCAGTTTCCTGCTGATCGGGCTGTGGCACACCCGCAGCGAGGCGCGGGACGGCGCGATCAAGGCCTTTCTGGTCAGCGCGCTGGGCGGCCTGGGGCTGCTGGCGGCGGCGGCGCTGCTGTCGGTGGCGGGAGGCAGCACCCTGCTCTCGGAACTGGATCTGGCGGCGGTGCGGGCCTCACCGCTGTTCGTGCCGGCGCTGCTGCTCACGCTGCTGGCGGCGTTTACCAAGAGCGCGCAGCTGCCCTTCCACCTGTGGCTGCCCACCGCGATGGAGGCGCCCACTCCGGTGTCGGCCTTCCTGCACTCGGCCACCATGGTCAAGGCCGGGGTGGTGCTGGTGGCGAAGTTCGGCCTGATCTTCGGGGGCAGCGCCCTGTGGTCCGGAATCATCGTGCCGCTGGGGGTGGCGACGATGTTCTGGGGTTCGTGGCGGGCCCTGAAACAGACAGACCTCAAGGCGCTGCTGGCCTTTTCCACGGTGTCGCAACTGGGGCTGCTGATGGCGCTGTACGGCCTGGCCGACGCGCCGGGACGTTTCGCCGCCACCACGCACCTGCTGAACCACGCGGCCTTCAAGGCGGCGCTGTTCTTCGTGGTGGGCATCATCGACCACGAAACCGGCACCCGCGAGACCTTCCGGCTGTCGGGGCTGCGCAGGGTGCTGCCCCTGACGTTCGTGGTGGCGCTGCTGGCCACCCTGAGCATGGCCGGGCTGCCGCCGCTGGGCGGGTTTATTTCCAAGGAACTCTTCTACGAGGCGATGCTGCGCGCCGGCCCCGGCTTTATCGCTGTCTCGGTGATCGGCAGCGCCCTCACGCTGGCGTACTGCGCGCGGCTGATCGGCATCTTCTTCGGCGACTTCCGCGCGCCCGAGGACGACCATGGGCAGCCCCTCACCCCCCACATTCATGAGGCCGGTCCTGGCCTGCTGCTGCCGCCTGCCCTGCTGGCGGGGACGGCGCTGCTGTTCGGGGTCTGGCCGGCCAGCGCCGAGTGGCTGGCCCGCCGGGCCGGGGCGGCGCTGGATTTCGCGGGTTACGGCGGCCATCTGACGCTGTGGCACGGCGTCACTCCGGCCCTGCTGCTCACGCTGCTGACCTGGGGATTGGCCGCGCTGCTGGTGTGGCAGGCGGCGCGGGTGTATTTCCTGCAGGTGCATCTGGAACTGCCGTTCAGCTCCAACCGGGGGTACCGGCGGCTGCTGCTGGGCCTGGAAACCCTGGCCTCGCGCGTGATCACGGGCACGCAGGGGCTGGCGCTGCCGGACCAGCTGCGTATCACGCTGGCCGCCGCCGGGCTGATGGGCGGCTACGCGGTGTGGCGGGCGCCGCAGGTGTTGCAGCCGCTGGAGGGGGTGCCCCTCAGCACGCTGCCCATTGCCGTGCTGCTGGTGGCCGGAGCGCTGGGCGTGCTGCTGTCGCGCAACCGCCTGACCGCCGTGGTCCTGACCGGCCTGACCGGCTTCGGCAGCGCCGTGGCCTTCCTGGCGATGCGCGCCCCCGATCTGGCCCTGACGCAGCTGCTGATCGAGGCGGTCACGGTGATTCTCTTTTTGCTGGTCTTCCGTTATCTGCCGGGCTTCCGCAGCCTGCCACGCGGCCGGACGCGGCAGGTCATCGACGTGGGGCTGGCCGGGGCGGCGGGGGTGGGGACCACGCTGCTGATTCTGGCGAGCCTGCGTTTCCTGTCGCCGCCGATCTCGCCGTATTACCTGGAAAACGCCTACAAGGGCGGCGGCGGCAAGAACGTGGTGAACGTCCTGCTGGTGGACTTCCGGGGCTTCGACACGCTGGGCGAGATCATGGTGGTGGCGATGGTGGCGCTGGCGGTGGGCAGTCTGGTGCGGCTGGGCCGCCGGGGCAAGGCCCGCAGCGAGAAGGACACTGCCCCGCCGACGCAGGACCTGCTGGACCTTGAGCTGCAACAGAGGCGCCCATGA
- a CDS encoding 3-deoxy-7-phosphoheptulonate synthase, which translates to MTPLSEVDAPSAAAGPQPHTPTRSRTENLNVSSFTPLPTPRELKTALPLTPGAERTVLAGRQAAQAILRGEDPRLLVVVGPCSVHDSGAALEYARRLAALRERVAGTLELQMRVYVDKPRTTVGWRGFLMDPDMTGENDVGRGLALTRRLMLEVGELGLPVATELLDPFAPQYLFDAVAWACLGARTTESQTHRVMASAVSAPMGFKNGTGGGLKLAVDAMVAAAHPHVFFTVDDDGRACIVQTQGNPGGHLILRGGRNGPNYAPQFVQEGVDLMTAAGLAPAVMVDCSHANSGSDFRRQGLIWRDVVQQRLSGQSAIRGLMLESNLEAGKQGVPADPNDLKYGVSVTDACVGWAETEALVLEADAALRS; encoded by the coding sequence ATGACCCCGCTTTCCGAAGTCGACGCGCCCAGCGCCGCAGCCGGCCCCCAGCCGCACACCCCCACCCGGAGCCGCACCGAGAACCTGAACGTGTCCAGTTTCACGCCGCTGCCCACGCCGCGCGAGCTGAAAACCGCGCTGCCGCTGACGCCGGGGGCCGAGCGCACGGTGCTGGCCGGGCGGCAGGCGGCGCAGGCCATTCTGCGCGGCGAGGACCCACGCCTGCTGGTGGTGGTGGGGCCGTGCAGCGTCCACGACTCCGGCGCGGCGCTGGAGTACGCCCGCCGGCTGGCCGCGTTGCGCGAACGGGTGGCGGGAACCCTGGAACTCCAGATGCGCGTGTACGTGGACAAGCCGCGCACGACGGTGGGCTGGCGCGGCTTTTTAATGGACCCCGACATGACCGGGGAAAACGACGTGGGCCGGGGGCTGGCGCTGACCCGCCGCCTGATGCTGGAGGTGGGCGAGCTGGGCCTGCCGGTGGCCACCGAGCTGCTGGACCCCTTCGCGCCGCAGTACCTGTTCGACGCGGTGGCGTGGGCCTGCCTGGGCGCGCGCACCACCGAATCCCAGACCCATCGGGTGATGGCCAGCGCGGTCAGCGCCCCGATGGGCTTCAAGAACGGCACTGGCGGCGGCCTGAAGCTGGCGGTGGACGCGATGGTGGCGGCGGCGCACCCGCACGTCTTCTTCACGGTGGACGACGACGGGCGCGCGTGCATCGTGCAGACGCAGGGCAATCCGGGCGGCCACCTGATCCTGCGCGGCGGCCGGAACGGGCCGAACTACGCGCCGCAGTTCGTGCAGGAGGGCGTGGACCTGATGACGGCGGCAGGCCTGGCCCCGGCCGTGATGGTGGACTGCTCCCACGCCAACAGCGGCAGCGATTTCCGCCGTCAGGGATTGATCTGGCGCGACGTGGTGCAGCAGCGCCTGAGCGGCCAGAGCGCGATTCGCGGCCTGATGCTGGAAAGCAATCTGGAGGCGGGCAAGCAGGGCGTTCCCGCCGATCCCAATGACCTGAAGTACGGAGTCAGCGTCACCGACGCCTGCGTGGGCTGGGCCGAGACCGAGGCGCTGGTGTTGGAGGCAGACGCGGCGCTACGCAGCTAG